Proteins encoded by one window of Pseudomonas sp. PSKL.D1:
- the grpE gene encoding nucleotide exchange factor GrpE, with translation MADEQLNEKDLNAEEAGAATVDARVQELEEQLAAAKDQSLRAVADVQNIRRRAEQDVEKAHKFALEKFSADLLPIIDSLELALAHSSAEDENVKQIREGVELTLKMFQDTLKRYNLEAIDPHGQPFNPEHHQAMAMQESANVEPNSVLNVFQKGYLLNGRLLRPAMVVVSKAPAAPQPSIDEKA, from the coding sequence ATGGCTGACGAACAGCTGAACGAGAAAGACCTTAACGCCGAAGAGGCTGGTGCAGCGACTGTCGATGCCCGCGTCCAGGAACTAGAGGAGCAGCTGGCCGCCGCCAAGGATCAGTCCCTGCGTGCTGTTGCCGACGTGCAGAACATTCGCCGTCGTGCCGAGCAGGATGTAGAGAAGGCGCACAAGTTCGCGCTGGAAAAATTCTCGGCAGACCTGCTGCCGATCATCGACAGCCTGGAGCTGGCCCTGGCGCACTCCAGTGCCGAGGATGAGAACGTCAAGCAAATCCGCGAGGGGGTCGAGCTGACCCTGAAGATGTTCCAGGACACCCTCAAGCGCTACAACCTCGAAGCCATCGATCCGCACGGCCAGCCATTCAATCCTGAGCACCATCAGGCCATGGCCATGCAGGAAAGCGCCAATGTCGAACCGAACAGCGTGCTGAACGTGTTCCAGAAGGGCTACCTGCTCAATGGCCGCCTGCTGCGCCCAGCGATGGTTGTGGTGAGCAAGGCGCCGGCCGCGCCGCAACCTTCGATCGATGAGAAGGCTTGA